The DNA region AGTGCCAGCACATCGGCCACCTGGGTCATCTCACTGGCTGGCAGCTTGAATGCGGACAGGATGTTAGAGCTGATATCGGCGGTGCGGGCCAGGTCAATATCGCCCGCTTTGGACAAATCGAGCATGGACGGCATGGCCGCCCGAATGCTCTCAGGGGTAAAGCCGGCCATGGCGAGAAACGCCTGACCGCGGGACACATCAGTGGCAGTAAAACTGGTATCGGCCCCCAGTTGCCGGGCCTGCTGGCGTAGCGCTTTAAGCTGTGGGCTGTTGGCATCCAGGCGGGTGAGCGCCTGTACCTTGGACTGGGCGGTCTGGTATTCCACCCCGGGTGCCAGCAAGCGCGCCCCGGCATAAAGCCCGGCGCCACCGGTTGCCATGGCGGTAGCGCCTTTGCCAGCGAGGGTTGAGGCAACGGCTCGGCTGTTGGTCAGTTGCTGGCGCGCAGCATTGAGCTTTTTCTGCCTTGCAGAGAGTTGTTCTAAGCGGTCTTTTTGTTGCTGGAGCTGGTCATTGGCACGTGCCAGTGACGCGGAAAGTTCCCGCTGATAGCGGCTTAAGTGACGGGTATCAATGCCCGCTTCACGCAGGGCAGTGCGCTGCCGCTGCTGTGAAATTGCCAGCTGTTGCTGCTGGGTCTTGAGCCGTACCGCTTCGTGCTGCGCGGCCGCATAACTGCGGGTCAGGGATTTACTAGGTGCGGTGCTGGCCTTCATCTCCTGCGCCAGCCGGGCCATCTGGTCCCGCGCTTCTTTAAGCTGTACCGAGGTCATGCCTAGCTGCTTGGCGGTGTTGCGATAGCCTTGTACCTGCCGGGTCTGCTGCTCCAGCTGCTTCACCTTGGCGCGAGTCTCTTTGAAAGCTTCTTGGGTTTTTAAACCGGCGCCGCGCATCTTTTTCAGTGGGGCGGTGACCTTGTCAACGGCGGCTAAAATCACCTGGAGCTGTAATCTATTCATCGGCATTCTCGGCGCTATTCATTCGGTTCCAGCGGCTCACCGCCAGGGTGTGCCAGTGCTGCAGTTCATCCAGGGTAAAGGCCGCCATTTCGCTGGGCGGCCAGTGAAAGATGATGGCGATATCCGCCATCAGCTCATCTACGCATCCGGGGAGCTGGGTTCCCGCAGCTGCTTCGGCAACAAAAAATTGGCAACGGCACCCCTAACAGCAGCAGGTCTTCCGGCTCCAACTGGCGCGCTTCGTCTTTGGTGAGCATCGGACTGGAGATACGTGGCAGTAGTATCGTGAGGGAATTGACATCCATGTTGAGAATGTCATTGAGGTTCAGGCCGCGCAGTTCGCCGGCTTTGGGTTTGCGTAGGGTAATATCGGTAATTTGTGTATCACCGCGCGAAATAGGGTTATCGAGCGTGACGGTTTCAGTGCTCATGGGATTTCCTCAAAGGTAAACGCTAAAAATCCCCATGCCCAAGGCGGGCACGGGGCGGGAACAATCAGAGGCCAATGGCTTTGCGGTGCTCGGCCATGCGGTCAACACCATCCGGGCCGATTTCAATCATGTTGATGACATCGATTTCATGCAGCACCTGACCATCCAGCACCTCTTTGTAATAGGTGCAGCTCATGCTGGCTTTGGAGGTGCTGTTTTCACCATTCTTGAAGGTGCCGCGGTCAATCTCCTTGAAGCGGCCGCGACAGACGATTTCGACGGTGGATACCTCGCCCGTGTCATCGCGCTGGAATGACCCGGCAAAGCGCAGCGGTACGCCATCAATCTTGCTGGCGCCCTGGCGTTTGGTGATGGCTTCACTGTAACCAGCGAACACAAACTCGATATCCAGGGCTGCATCATCCAGCCCCATATCGATATTGGCGGCACCGGGCATACCGCCACCGCGATAGGGGTCAAACTTGCGGGTCAGCTTGGCCGGGGTGAATTCTTCTGCTTCACCAACCCAGCTTTCGCCATCAATGAACACGTTGAGGTGTTTTAACTTACGGGGTAATGCCATGGGAATTCCTTATGCCGCTGCCACGGCGGCAGCAAAATCGGCCAGATAGGTGTCAGTAATGCGCTGCTGGAAGGTCAAATCTTCCAGCGGCGGTACCGGCGTATAGTCATAATCGATGTACAGCTTGCCCGCCTTGAGGGTGGCGGCTTCGTTGAGGTCTTCGTTGTACCAGGCGCTGCCATCAACGATATAGCCCTGGCCCTTGAGTTCGCGGAACTTGGCATTGATGCCTTCGATAATGTCTTTCACCAGTGTGGGTGTCAGCGGTTTATCGATGGCCCACAGATGCGCATCGGCCACGGTGTCGGCCAGTACCTGCGCGGTGCGGGTGTAGTTTTCAAAGGCAAACAGTGGGTCATCGGTGCAGGTGCGTGAGCCCCAGAAGCGAAAGCCGTCCTGCCGGATGAGGGTGGTGATATCGTGACTGTTGAGGTACCCGCATCGGTATCGGGGTCCTGCAAGTCCCAGAATACCTGCTTGGAAATACCGGTGACGTTCGGCACGGTGACGTTGGACAGCGTCTTGTGCCAGCCCACGGTCTTGTCAATGTAAGCACGTAAGCCCAGAGCATAGGCGGTCGCCGGCACGGCGCTGCTTTGTGCGGTATCGGTGTTGAATTCGATAAACTCCGGCCAAATGAGCATCAGTTCGCGGTCGCCAAAGTTCTCACGGTAGGCGGCCACCGCTTCTTTGGTGGCGCAGTCATGGGCATAGGCATACACAAAGGCGCGCAGTTTCTTGGCAACGGTACACAAGGCGGTGGTCACTGGCAGGGTATCGAGTCCCGGCACCCCCAGAATACGGGGTTTCACGCCAAGCTGTGACTGCGCTGCCAGTAGCGCCTGTATGCCGGTGTATTGGCCGTCTTCGGTGACGGTACCAATCACGTTGGCAGAGGTTTCTGCGTCATCGGCACCACTGGCAACCCGCACTACGACCACCATGGTATTGACCACATTGGTGATGGCCGTCAGGGTTTGTTTCAAGGTGCCCGTTTTACCGGCCTTGCCAATGGCATTTTTCGGGGTGGTCAGCAGCACCGGTTGGTTCAGCGGAAATTGGTCAACATCGGCGTCATCGCCAGTGGCGACAATCCCAATCACCGATGTGGCAACAGTTCGGATGGTGCGGGTGCCTTCGTTGATTTCAACGACACGCACACCATGGTGGTAATCAGACATAAAGTGGGCTCCATGAGGTTTGCAAACTCAGCATTAGCAGCGTTAGCTTGCAAACCCATCAGGAGCCAGGCAAAGGCTTGAGGGGTGACTCACGCGGGGTAATGGACGGCGTTAACTCACTGTGTATTTGTAGCCATAAATGCGGTGTACCTTGGCGTTTTCCGAGGTGGTGACAAAGGTCTGGTTGTTACTGCTGAAATAGCCCCGGAAACGAATGCCATCAGACTGTAGCAGGCACACATCCAGTCCCAGCGACCTCACCGCATTGAGCATGTCGGTGGGCAGAAAGCTCATGGCTGCATAGGAGCTGTCATCACCGCCGGCAATCACCACCAATCCATCAAAACTGGAGTACGGCGCGGACAGGGTGAAGTTTCCCTGTGCAACGGCAGAACCTAACAGCAGGGTAAAGGTCATCTTGCCGGTGTGGCTATGGGCCGAGGGTGTGAAACTTGACGGTTTGCTGCTGACTTCATTCCAGGACGGCCAGCGGCTGGCGGTGGCGGGAATACCGGACACCTGACTCCAGCTGTGGCTGTGCGAGGATGGCGCGGCACCCACATCGGCAGCAGACAGTGAGATATCGGCAGTCAAGGGCTTGCCGTTCACCTTGCGGGCGGTCGGGACATAGTCGTGCGTGTGGGCCGCCGGGGGGAAAGTGGCGGGCTTGCTGCTCACTTCACTCCAGGCGGGCCAGCGGCTGGCGGTCACCGGGATATTGGCTACCTGACTCCAACTGTGGCTGTGTGTGGCGGGGGCGGCACCGACTTCTGCGTAGCTGGGCTTGTGCCCGGTGTGGTAGAGCTCATTAAACGGCCCCCAGGTGCTGGCGTCATACGCCTGCTGTCTGAAGCCGATGCGACCCGCGCCCGATTTGTCCATGCACAGCAGGTTGGACACCTTTACATCGGTGCCGCTGTAAGCTGAGATCCACAGGCAATCACTCCAGCTTATACCTGGAACGCCCCCAGACCATTACTGCCATTGCCCAGCATCTGGTAGCGCAGTTTGCCCGAGCCAAAGAAGGACGGCGCCGCCAAGCCCGGATATATAGTTGTTACCACCCAATTCCGTGTGGCTGTGCCCGGATGGGGAAAGCTGGCAGGTTTGCTGCTCACTTCACTCCAGGACGGCCAGCGACTGGCAGTGGCAGGGATACCGGACACCTGACTCCAGCTGTGGCTGTGTGTGGTGGGCGCAGCACCCACATCGGCGGCATTCAGTGACACATGGCCGGTACGGCCATTCACCGAAGAGACCGCATCGGTGTTATCCACCTTGTCCCATTGGCTGCCATTGGAGATGAGCCAGTCGCCTAGCTCGAAGGTAAGGCCAAACTGACTGCCGGCCACTTTGACAATGTAATAATCGCCTTTCTTGGCGGGCACGCTGGGCAGCGCCGGCACGTTATTGGCCGCATCCCACACGCCCTTGTATTCGACCTGACCTAACACTGAATCGTTGATCTGATTGAGCGGGATTTTGGCGTTGGCATCCAGGGTTGCCACGCCGCCAGCGACCCCGCGGCTGGCCTGCTGCACATAGCGGGCATCGAGCTGGCTGTTATTGCGCACCTGCTCGTTACCGGTGCCAGCATAGCGATAGCCGGCCACTGCATGATTGCCCCAGTGCCAGGCGGCATTCCAGTGGGCCACATCGTCCAGACCGCTGTCAGCAAACCGCAGGTTAATCATCTGGGTTACGCGCGCACTGTGGACGGCCAGGTGGCGGTCATCCAGAGGTGAGCTGTCCTGTGTCAACTGCAGCAGCCCCGGTACGGATTCAGTGCCCGGCGGTAGCATGAAGCTGGTATCGCCGGTGATATTGATAAGCGCGGCATCGGCAGCGGACAGCTTGATATCCACCGCCAGCAAGGCCACGGCACTCGGAGTTTTCTCCAGAATGACTTCCGGCTGTGAATACACCGCGAACAGGGTGTCATCATCGCTATAGAGGCCAAAGGCGATTAACTGGTAAGCATCATTAGATTCATCGCGGATGGTCACATGCAGCGTGTCATCATCGACCAGTTCGCCGGCAAAGGTGTCCAGGCGTTTGATTTCCTTTGGCAGCGTTGTGACGTCGGGGGTGGCGTCAAAGGCGGTTTCACTCAGGCCAATCGCGGTAATGGTGATGGCGTTGGTGCCGGTATTCTGGGCGTTGATAAGGGCGGCGCGGCCCGCCGCGGTGATGGTGAGGTTCATACAGCTAACTCCAAGCGGGTGTAATTGGCGGCGCGCACCGCGCCGGCCAGCAATAAACGGGTGTCGGCAGTCAATGAAGCCTGGACGGTCATGTATGAGCGCGCCGGTTTCACCCGCGTCACTTCATCAATGATGTCCTGCTGAAACTGGGCGGTAATACTGGCGCCGTCCATTTCCGGGGCGTTAATGGTGATATCAAAGTGATGGGGCGCGCCTTCACGGCTTTCCCGCAGTGCCAGTGCCGCACCAAAGGACTCCACCACGGTACGCACCGATTGGGCGGTACCCTGTCGGCGTTTGGTTTCAATAGCGCTACGCAGGATGCTGCGGCGCACGGACTCCGGCCAGTAGGACTTCCAGGTGGTCACCCCAAGAGACCAGGCCAGCCAGGGCAGCAAGGCCACCGGGCAGGTGTCGGGGTTCCATATCTCCCGCAGCGGGGTCGGCAGTTCGGTGGCGCGCAGCAACACGGTTTCCAGATGACGCTCAAGCGCGGTGGCATTGGGCGGTAATAGTGAATGACTCATTGCGCGATACCTCCATAGACCACCTGAATGTCGTCACAGAAGGCCGCCTGGTTGATACTGCAATGCACATCCGCGGTGGGTGAGCGCAGCTCAACCCGCTGCACACCGCCCACATGCAGCGCTGCATATAACCCGGACAGGGTGACACTGCGTCCGAGGCGGCGGTTATCGTTGATGTAGGCTTTTACTGCGGTAATGGCGGACGATACCACCACCGTAGGGTCGGGACCTGCGAAGGTATAGAGCTGCGCATCCACCCGGTAATTCACAATCGTGGCACTGCGGGTATAGACGTTGTCCGTCAATGGTCGCAAGTCTTCGCCTGACAGGCGGGTGTTGACCGTATCAACCAGCTCGCTGCTGGGTTCCCCGTTACCTTCACGCGATAACACGGTCACTGCCACATCGCCCGGCCGAGGATGGGGCAGCCCGGCATCATAGGTACACTGCAGCACCATGACGTTACTGGGCAACTGTGCCGCCAATGCCTCCGGCAGGGTGTAGGTGGTGAACTGTGGACTTTCCACGCTGGCATCCAGCACCCGGCCATCGGCACTGAGCGCGTGATAGATATAGGCGCGGGCGGGGCCGGCCACCGATAAGCCATCCAGTGACAGCAGGATACGCTGGCGGAAGGGTTCATCTTCTTCATAGGTCGGCGGAATGGGCGTGGCGGCGGTGGGGTCACCTGCATCAATCACCAGGCGTTTGACCCCAAGCAGGGCGGCGAGGTTATCCAGATCGGCATCGAGCGCATAGGCCAGCATGACCGCCTTGGCCGCTTCGTTGACGCGCTGGCGCAGCAGCATTTCCCGGTAGCTGACAATCTGCAGCAGCTTGTTGAGCGGCTCGGAGTCAAGCGCCAGCACCTCACTCAGGCTCGGGTCGAGGCCGATTAAGGATGATGTCATCTCGCTGAGGATGGTCTCATAATCAATGGCTTCAATAATGTTGGGAGATGGCAGCTGGTTTAAATTGATGACACTCATGATGTAGCCCTATTGGTGCTTGGCAGTGCGGTGGCCGCACTTACCCGTAATTCACTTGATACTGCTCATTGCTCTGGGTGTCGCTGCGTTGCACTTCCAGCGTGATAATGAGCTTGCCGTCCAAGGCGCTGTTGCCCAGAGTAACGGCGGTAATGCGCACCCGGGGTTCCCATTGGGTGAGGGCATCGACAATCGCCGCCATCAAGCGCAAGCGGGTGGCACCATGCTGTGGCTGGTCGATTAACTCAAACAGCGCTGAGCCGTAGTCGCGGCGCATCACCCGGCTACCAATGGGTGTACACAAAATGTCGCGGATGCTCTGGGCAATATGGTCGCGGGTACTGAGGCGCTGGCCGGTGGTCACATTCACTGTGGGCCTCCCGAGGTGCCGTTGCCGGTATCTACACCGCCATGTTTATGCGTCCCGAAGGCAATGCCATCAATACTGACGCCGCCCTGGTTGGTCATCTGGCCCTGATGGTCAATCGCGCCTTTAACCGATACGCCTTGGTTAACGGTGAGCTTTTGGGCAATAGAGACATTGCCCGTAAAGTCGGCGTTGGGGGTATCGATGGTGACCCTTTCGGACGCCTGCACCCGTGCGGTTTTGATACCCTTGGCGGTGAGGGCACCAACTTCGGGGTCATACTCAATCACCGCACCATCGGGATAGATAGTGCGGTTGCGGGTCGGGTGGTCATCAGGTTCGGGCAGCGCATCGCAATACAGTGCTGGCAACACATAGGCGTTGGTAACATCGCCCGAAAGCGACAGCAGCAACACCTGCTCACCTTTGGTGGGGCGCCAACTGCTGCGGGCCGAGCCTGCACGTTGGGTGAGATACGGGCGCCAATCAGTCAGCAGTTCACCGGATTTTACCCGGCACTCACCGGCCCGGACGGCTTCAACAGTGCCCAGGCGCAGCAGGTTATCAATACGCCGACGAAGATCGGCCAACAGGGTGATGGCATTCATAGCCATCATGGTCGAGGGAGTAAATCAGTGAGGCAAGTGGTTGAGGAGGTGACTGGATTCAGCTAGATATTGGTTAGACTTTTAATGTTCTTGGTCAGTAATGTCGCTATATAAAAGTAAATTTGTTAATTTTTCGTTATGGGTATGGGTATGGATAATAATTTAAAAGCTGGCTTAGATATTTTTGACCTTGCAATCAAAAGGCTTGTTGTGCCTGTAACTATGCTTGTTGCTGCGGCTGTTGTCAGCTTTGGGTTGAAAGCACCGGATTCAAATCATCTATTAATTTATTTTTTTATGTTGTTGTTAACCTTTTTTGCTGTGGGGTATGGGTTGTGCTCTGCTTTTGAGGCAGGGAAAGCAATCAATGAATTAACTATATCGACAATTAATAAGTTTGGGTTGACACTGTGTTTTTGGCTGATTTACTTAATGTTGTTTTATTCAGCTATTAGATTAGGACTCGATAAACTTAGTGGTTTATAAGCGTTAGTTAATTGTTTTCTTATCGTGTTCTAATTTAGAAGGGGCCATACCATCACGATTTCTCTATCGGAGGTATGGCATCTGTTCGTATTGTTTTGAACTATTTATGTTTCGCAGAAAGGTGAGCAAGTAAATCTTCTGTTTTCACTTTTTTACCGGGATTGAAATTATTGATTTTGTTAAAAGTTATTTCGTAGTTGCTATCACTGTGTTCTAGGCCGCACTCTTTGTAATATTTAAGAATAAAGTCCCGAATTTCATAGCCTTCGCTACGGTTTATGTATTCACGATCTTCTTTAACTGCTGGCGAATCTCCGCCTGTTCGAGTCCAAGACAGATCGGTGTTC from Shewanella dokdonensis includes:
- a CDS encoding GPW/gp25 family protein encodes the protein MNVTTGQRLSTRDHIAQSIRDILCTPIGSRVMRRDYGSALFELIDQPQHGATRLRLMAAIVDALTQWEPRVRITAVTLGNSALDGKLIITLEVQRSDTQSNEQYQVNYG
- a CDS encoding phage major tail tube protein: MALPRKLKHLNVFIDGESWVGEAEEFTPAKLTRKFDPYRGGGMPGAANIDMGLDDAALDIEFVFAGYSEAITKRQGASKIDGVPLRFAGSFQRDDTGEVSTVEIVCRGRFKEIDRGTFKNGENSTSKASMSCTYYKEVLDGQVLHEIDVINMIEIGPDGVDRMAEHRKAIGL
- a CDS encoding GpE family phage tail protein; translation: MADIAIIFHWPPSEMAAFTLDELQHWHTLAVSRWNRMNSAENADE
- a CDS encoding baseplate assembly protein, whose product is MSVINLNQLPSPNIIEAIDYETILSEMTSSLIGLDPSLSEVLALDSEPLNKLLQIVSYREMLLRQRVNEAAKAVMLAYALDADLDNLAALLGVKRLVIDAGDPTAATPIPPTYEEDEPFRQRILLSLDGLSVAGPARAYIYHALSADGRVLDASVESPQFTTYTLPEALAAQLPSNVMVLQCTYDAGLPHPRPGDVAVTVLSREGNGEPSSELVDTVNTRLSGEDLRPLTDNVYTRSATIVNYRVDAQLYTFAGPDPTVVVSSAITAVKAYINDNRRLGRSVTLSGLYAALHVGGVQRVELRSPTADVHCSINQAAFCDDIQVVYGGIAQ
- a CDS encoding phage tail assembly protein, producing MSTETVTLDNPISRGDTQITDITLRKPKAGELRGLNLNDILNMDVNSLTILLPRISSPMLTKDEARQLEPEDLLLLGVPLPIFCCRSSCGNPAPRMRR
- a CDS encoding phage tail sheath subtilisin-like domain-containing protein, producing MSDYHHGVRVVEINEGTRTIRTVATSVIGIVATGDDADVDQFPLNQPVLLTTPKNAIGKAGKTGTLKQTLTAITNVVNTMVVVVRVASGADDAETSANVIGTVTEDGQYTGIQALLAAQSQLGVKPRILGVPGLDTLPVTTALCTVAKKLRAFVYAYAHDCATKEAVAAYRENFGDRELMLIWPEFIEFNTDTAQSSAVPATAYALGLRAYIDKTVGWHKTLSNVTVPNVTGISKQVFWDLQDPDTDAGTSTVTISPPSSGRTAFASGAHAPAPMTHCLPLKTTPAPRRYWPTPWPMRICGPSINR
- a CDS encoding phage tail protein I, which produces MSHSLLPPNATALERHLETVLLRATELPTPLREIWNPDTCPVALLPWLAWSLGVTTWKSYWPESVRRSILRSAIETKRRQGTAQSVRTVVESFGAALALRESREGAPHHFDITINAPEMDGASITAQFQQDIIDEVTRVKPARSYMTVQASLTADTRLLLAGAVRAANYTRLELAV
- a CDS encoding phage baseplate assembly protein V, with translation MNAITLLADLRRRIDNLLRLGTVEAVRAGECRVKSGELLTDWRPYLTQRAGSARSSWRPTKGEQVLLLSLSGDVTNAYVLPALYCDALPEPDDHPTRNRTIYPDGAVIEYDPEVGALTAKGIKTARVQASERVTIDTPNADFTGNVSIAQKLTVNQGVSVKGAIDHQGQMTNQGGVSIDGIAFGTHKHGGVDTGNGTSGGPQ
- a CDS encoding phage tail sheath C-terminal domain-containing protein, with the protein product MFAFENYTRTAQVLADTVADAHLWAIDKPLTPTLVKDIIEGINAKFRELKGQGYIVDGSAWYNEDLNEAATLKAGKLYIDYDYTPVPPLEDLTFQQRITDTYLADFAAAVAAA